One Desulforhopalus sp. DNA segment encodes these proteins:
- a CDS encoding polysaccharide biosynthesis/export family protein, translating to MPISKILLLWVALAVSSVDFAWAAQSTADVPVTEKSMADAREKVLGKSSSLPSEEQYVIGHGDVLYVQIYGEGDMAPFAVPAGTAGKGEQNEDSPRAGASGVQVRIDGRISLKHIGDVDAVGFTPTQLADYLKELYTSVFSDPIVSVVLVQGNSKRYTVMGKVAKPGVYFLDYPINIVQVIARCGGFSEWAKKDITLVRKGPKKNKQLFKGNTLNFDYGDLLEGEDLDKNLPIEADDIIIVD from the coding sequence ATGCCGATATCTAAGATTTTGTTACTCTGGGTGGCTCTTGCCGTCTCTTCTGTTGACTTCGCTTGGGCGGCCCAGTCGACGGCGGATGTTCCGGTCACCGAGAAGTCCATGGCCGATGCCCGTGAGAAGGTGCTGGGCAAATCCTCGTCGCTGCCTTCTGAAGAACAATATGTCATAGGCCACGGGGATGTGCTGTACGTCCAGATTTATGGTGAGGGAGATATGGCCCCCTTTGCTGTTCCTGCCGGAACAGCAGGCAAGGGCGAGCAGAATGAAGATTCTCCAAGGGCCGGTGCCTCGGGGGTGCAGGTGCGGATTGACGGCCGGATTTCGCTCAAGCATATCGGCGATGTTGACGCCGTCGGCTTTACCCCGACCCAGCTGGCTGACTACCTGAAAGAGCTGTATACATCCGTGTTTTCTGATCCTATCGTGTCCGTGGTACTGGTACAAGGGAACAGCAAGCGGTACACGGTCATGGGTAAGGTTGCTAAACCAGGGGTGTACTTTCTTGACTATCCAATAAACATCGTGCAGGTCATTGCCCGGTGCGGCGGCTTCAGCGAGTGGGCGAAAAAGGACATAACCCTGGTGCGCAAGGGGCCGAAAAAGAATAAGCAGCTCTTCAAGGGAAACACCCTCAACTTTGATTACGGGGATTTACTTGAAGGTGAGGATCTCGACAAGAACCTGCCCATTGAAGCCGACGATATCATAATCGTCGATTAG
- a CDS encoding EpsI family protein gives MTNNIRVFAILALFAATWFMLRTTSAVTPVPIKKSLANFPHQVGEYHLAKTFQSSAEVLNMLGVDDYLQYNYVDDAGSRINLYVGYYTAVGVSGAYHSPKNCLPGGGWGIDGVKNVELAAGGKGEGRATVSQMLIRNGGEYQIVMYWYQNRGRIIASEYWEKIYLVLDAMLLQRRDGTFVRIMSTVPDKQIEATEARLKQFAEKTMALLEEHLPGRQL, from the coding sequence ATGACAAACAACATCAGAGTATTCGCCATCTTGGCGCTGTTTGCGGCTACCTGGTTTATGCTGCGGACGACCTCGGCAGTGACGCCGGTGCCGATCAAGAAAAGTCTCGCCAACTTTCCCCATCAGGTCGGGGAATACCATCTTGCCAAGACCTTTCAGTCTTCCGCCGAAGTGCTCAACATGCTGGGAGTGGACGATTACCTGCAATACAACTATGTCGATGATGCCGGCTCGCGGATAAACCTCTATGTCGGGTACTATACGGCAGTCGGGGTCAGTGGGGCGTATCACTCCCCGAAGAACTGCCTGCCCGGCGGCGGCTGGGGTATCGACGGGGTGAAAAATGTTGAACTGGCGGCCGGAGGCAAAGGCGAAGGCAGGGCTACCGTTTCGCAGATGCTTATCAGAAATGGCGGAGAGTATCAGATTGTCATGTATTGGTACCAGAACCGGGGACGGATAATCGCCTCGGAATACTGGGAGAAGATCTATCTGGTTCTTGATGCGATGCTTCTGCAGCGCAGGGACGGCACCTTCGTGCGGATCATGTCGACGGTACCGGATAAACAGATCGAAGCGACAGAGGCCCGATTAAAGCAATTTGCCGAGAAGACCATGGCGCTTCTCGAAGAGCATCTGCCGGGGAGACAGCTATGA
- a CDS encoding exosortase/archaeosortase family protein, translating into MSESQSAWGRRETLSCLIILAALLALYFPFLKKLAVDWGTNDDYSHGYFIPVLTGYFIYTLRDELRRLVIKPNTYGLLAVVAGLCQLIVAKIGSEYFLQRTSLIIVLLGLVLFFLGYQYLKMLFLPVAYLIFMVPLPVIIWNKLAFPMQLFASAITEKVVYLLGIPIYREGNVLHLAQTTLEVVAACSGLRSLVTLFALSGALAILSALPKSKKLILFLAAAPIAIFANICRLTFTAILATKIGSDAAQGFLHEFSGMVVFFLGLGMLVAVNAVLGKKRPQVQ; encoded by the coding sequence ATGAGCGAGTCGCAATCTGCGTGGGGAAGACGGGAAACCCTTTCCTGCCTGATCATACTGGCTGCCCTGCTGGCCCTGTATTTCCCCTTCTTGAAAAAATTGGCGGTTGACTGGGGAACAAACGACGACTACTCCCATGGGTATTTCATCCCTGTTCTGACCGGATATTTTATATACACATTGCGCGATGAGCTTCGCCGCCTGGTCATTAAACCGAATACCTACGGTCTGCTTGCTGTCGTTGCCGGGCTCTGCCAATTGATCGTTGCCAAAATCGGCTCCGAGTATTTCCTGCAAAGGACCTCGCTGATAATAGTACTCCTCGGGCTGGTGCTCTTTTTCCTCGGATACCAGTATCTGAAGATGCTCTTTCTCCCGGTCGCCTACCTCATCTTTATGGTGCCTCTGCCGGTAATTATCTGGAACAAGTTGGCTTTCCCCATGCAGCTCTTTGCCTCGGCTATCACCGAAAAGGTTGTTTACCTGCTGGGTATCCCCATCTACCGTGAGGGCAATGTCCTTCACCTCGCCCAAACCACCCTTGAGGTTGTCGCCGCCTGTTCTGGACTGAGGTCCCTCGTTACCCTGTTTGCCTTGAGCGGCGCCTTGGCGATCCTCTCAGCCTTGCCTAAATCAAAAAAGCTTATTCTCTTTTTAGCCGCAGCCCCCATTGCCATCTTTGCCAATATCTGTAGACTGACATTTACGGCGATCCTGGCAACGAAGATTGGCTCGGATGCCGCCCAGGGTTTTCTCCATGAGTTTTCCGGGATGGTGGTGTTTTTTCTTGGGTTGGGAATGTTGGTGGCCGTTAACGCTGTGCTTGGCAAAAAAAGACCTCAAGTGCAGTGA
- the udk gene encoding uridine kinase: MKKRFVLGICGGSGSGKTYIVNKIVQQLPHGSVSVLDQDSYYKDLSDLPENVRELVDFDLPDSIEIDLFARDLNSLATGYPIQKPQYDFTTHTRKHRTVPVASSPIIIIEGLHVLYHEQLLEVIDHKVYLDVDMDIRFIRRLVRDVRERGRSVDGVVRQYLDSVRPMDVRYVQPSKEKSHMTITEENFDSMFLGLMELLLGKLKVII, encoded by the coding sequence ATGAAAAAACGTTTTGTTCTTGGCATTTGCGGTGGGTCCGGGTCTGGAAAAACATATATTGTAAATAAAATTGTACAGCAGCTTCCCCATGGAAGCGTTTCAGTCCTTGATCAAGATTCTTATTACAAGGATCTTTCAGATTTACCGGAAAACGTGAGAGAGTTGGTAGACTTTGATTTGCCTGACTCAATAGAGATCGACTTGTTTGCCAGGGATCTTAACAGCCTGGCGACTGGCTATCCTATTCAAAAGCCACAGTATGATTTTACCACTCACACAAGAAAGCATAGGACTGTACCAGTCGCATCATCGCCCATAATCATCATTGAAGGTCTTCATGTCTTGTATCACGAGCAATTGCTCGAAGTTATTGATCACAAAGTCTATCTGGATGTGGATATGGACATTCGTTTTATACGCAGGCTGGTTCGCGATGTAAGAGAACGTGGCCGCAGCGTAGATGGTGTCGTCCGGCAATATCTAGACTCAGTACGACCGATGGATGTTCGGTATGTCCAACCAAGCAAAGAAAAATCGCACATGACGATTACAGAAGAAAATTTTGATAGCATGTTCTTGGGGCTGATGGAGCTGCTGCTAGGAAAGTTGAAGGTAATCATATGA